In Humulus lupulus chromosome 6, drHumLupu1.1, whole genome shotgun sequence, a single genomic region encodes these proteins:
- the LOC133785050 gene encoding uncharacterized protein LOC133785050, producing the protein MTSNIDESLNVATVASREVPVTTLLECLRGLLQDWTYTNRKLAQKTMTRLTLVAEQALTNNFVYSLRLIVKPANEYLFEVFKEDKSWIINLKERIRTCNRFQKDEMSCSHALAVMKEMNIDPYDYCSHYYTTKVWLETYDATVYSVGKQHHWELPDFFKDIIVLPSFERVKAVRPKKKRIIAA; encoded by the exons ACTTAACGTAGCCACCGTGGCATCTAGAGAAGTACCTGTCACAACACTTTTGGAGTGTTTGCGTGGATTACTTCAAGATTGGACATACACTAATAGGAAACTAGCTCAAAAAACAATGACAAGATTGACACTTGTTGCAGAACAAGCACTCACCAACAACTTTGTATACTCTTTGAGATTAATT GTAAAGCCAGCAAATGAATATTTGTTTGAGGTATTTAAAGAAGATAAGTCATGGATTATAAATCTTAAAGAACGAATTCGCACTTGCAATAGATTTCAGAAGGATGAAATGTCATGTAGTCATGCTCTTGCTGTGATGAAGGAGATGAACATAGACCCCTACGATTATTGTTCACATTACTATACAACAAAAGTATGGTTAGAAACATATGATGCAACTGTGTATTCAGTAGGGAAACAACATCATTGGGAATTACCAGACTTTTTCAAAGACATCATAGTGTTGCCTTCATTTGAAAGAGTGAAGGCTGTAAGaccaaagaaaaaaagaattatAGCTGCTTAG